Within Phycisphaerales bacterium, the genomic segment AGACGCCCGGACGTCCAAGCCCCCCCGCCCGCGCTTCCCGCGCCGTTGCCAATCCGGAGGAACACCCATCCTCTCCCCAAGCACGGCGCGGCGGTAAACCGCGCGTCGTGACGGCCGAGGAACTCGCTACGCGTCAACGCGACATCTCGGTCTCCGAATTCTTCGCGAAAAACCGGCACCTGCTCGGGTTTGATAACAAGCGCAAGGCCCTCCTCACGACCGTGAAGGAGGCCGTCGACAACAGCTTGGATGCCTGCGAGGAGGCCGGCATCCTGCCAGAGTTGCACCTCGCCATCACGCAGCTTGCGGAAGAGCGGTTTCGCGTCACGGTGCGCGACAACGGACCCGGCATCGTCCGCGCGCAGATCCCCAACATCTTTGGCAAGCTGCTCTACGGCTCGAAGTTCCATCGCCTGAAAATGTCCCGCGGTCAGCAGGGTATCGGTATCTCGGCAGCCGGCATGTACGGCTTGCTCACCACGGGCAAGAGCGTACATGTCACCTCACGGACCAGCCCGAAAAAGGAAGCCCACCACTTCCAGATCGCCATTGACACGACCAAGAACCGCCCCGACATCATCAAGGAGGAACCGGTCGAAGTAGCGTGGGACCGCGGCACCGAAGTGAGCATCGAGCTGCTCGCCAGCTACAGCAAGGGCCGGCAGTCCGTGGACGAGTACATCGAGCAGACGGCCATCGCCAATCCGCACGCGCTCATCAATTACACAGCCCCGACTGGCGAGCACCGCGAATTCCCGCGCGGCAGCGATGAACTGCCGGCGGAGACCCGCGAGATCAAGCCGCATCCGCATGGCATCGAACTCGGCGTGCTGATGAAACTGCTGAAAGAGGCCAAGGGCGTAAAGCTCGCCGGTTTCCTGCAGGAGTCCTTTTCGCGTGTTTCCGGCTCAGTCGCGCAGCGCATCTGCGACGCCGCCAAGCTCAGCACCCGCGCCGCGCCGGGGACGATCAGCAACCCCGACATCGAACGCCTCTACCAGGCCATGCAGGCCGCCAAGGTGATGGCCCCACCGACCGATTGCCTCGCACCGATCGGAATCCGCGCCCTGCTTGCCGGCTTACTCAAGGAGGTCAAGGCCGAGTTCTTCACCGCTACCACGCGGAGTCCAACCGTCTACCGCGGGAACCCGTTCCAGATCGAGATCGCACTCGCCTACGGCGGAAACCTCCCGGGTGACCAGCCGGCCCGCATCATCCGCTTCGCCAATCGCGTGCCATTGCTCTACCAGCAGTCCGCCTGTGCCGCTTTCAAAAGCGTGCTCGAAGTCGACTGGCGCAACTATTCGCTCAGCCAGCCCGCCGGGGGCCTGCCGGTCGGTCCGCTGGTTGTCATGATCCACCTGGCCAGCGTCTGGGTGCCCTTCACCAGCGAGAGCAAGGAGGCCATCGCCGACTACGACGAGATTCGCCGCGAGATGAAGTTCGCACTGCAGGAGTGTGGCCGCAAGCTCGCCAGCTACGTCCGCCGCCGTCGAAAGCAAAAGTTGGAGAGCGAGCGCCGCAACATTTTCGAGCGCTACATTCCCGACGTCGCACTGGCGCTCACGAGCTTGGCCGGCGGCGATACACAGCGCCTGATGGAGGACCTGCACGCCATCGCACGCGTTCGTACGGCCGACGCCGATGTCGAGTTGGACGAGGACGGCAAGCCGATCGAGAAGGATGAGCACGGTGAACTCGAAGCGGCCTTCGAGCACGACGAAAGCACGGTGGTGATTCCCGAGAACGAGACGAGCACCACGGTTGACAACCTGTTCGAAGCCCCGGCCGGCGGCGGCAGTGGTCCCGCCGGGAAGAAACGCCGTCGCAGGACGCGCTGAAAACGGGCGCGGCGCTGCTCGTGCCAAGTCCGGGCTTGCAGGTCCGTGCACTCCGGGAACTTCGGCCACGGAGGGCTAATCCCGGTAACGCACTGTGACGGCCTTTCCGCTTTCCAACAGGACCTGTTTCCCGGCCACGACGATCGGCAGCTCCAGCTTTGGCTCCGCCGCAGCCGTCAGTGTGACCTGCTGCCGATCGATCGCCACATGCACCGGTGTGTCGTGCAGAACGAGGTGGAAACGCAGGGCCGTCCATGGCTGCGGCAGGTTCGGCGTGATGCGCAGACCCTGGGCCGAGTGACACACGCCGCCGAAACCGAACACCGCCGCCATCCACGCCCCGCCGGCCGCCGTACCATGCAGTCCGGCGTAGGTGTCTTTCCGCCCGGTGAGGTTCTCATCCAGATCCATCCCGGCTGAGATCACGAAATCACGATAGGCCGATTCCAGATCACCGACGTCAGCCGCCATGATCGCGTTGAGCACGAAGCTCATCGATGAGAAGTTCATGCTCTTGTCTTTGTAGAACTGCCAGTTCGCCCGGTGCACCTCCGCCGGGAAGTCGTCGCGCAGCATGACCAGCGCCATCACCACGTCCGGCTGGTTCAGCGCCTGGTAGGGGAAGACCGTTACAAACCACACTTTGCGGTCTTCCAGCAGGTCCGGTGGGATCGGCTTGAGCTGGTAGAAGCCCTCGCACTGCTCATACACGTGTGTTCGCGGATCGAACAGCAGCGTCAGGCCCTCGGCGACGGTGCGCCACTTCTCCGGTTCCGCCGCGCCGACTGCCAGCCGCCGGAGCGCCGCCGCATGCGCGGCCGGATCGATCGTCTGCAGGTGCTCGAGCATGTCCGCGGCGGCCCGCAGGTTCCGGATGGCGAGCACATTCGTGTAGAAGTTGTTCGTGCTTTCGCAGTGCCCCTCGTCGGGGCCGGCGACATCGTGCAGGTCATACCGACCGGTCGTGGCGTTAGGCACGGCACGCGCGGCGAAAAAACGGGCGGTTTCTACGAGCAGGTCGATTCCGCGCTCGGCGAGATAGCGCTGGTCACCGGTAACGCGGAGATACTGCATCAGCGTATAGGCCGCATCACAGTTGATGTGGATATTCGTGTGCGTGAAGCGCCACCACGGGCCCAGGCACTCCTCGCCATGGGGTCCGGCCTGCCAGGCGAGCTTCGCTCCTTCGTAACCCAGCGCGCGCGCGATCTCCCGACCGTGGCGCAGCCCCTCGTACCGGAAATTCAGGCAGGTCCGGGCGATCTCGGGCAGCGTGTAGGTGTAAAACGGCACGATGTACACGTCCGTGTCGTAGAAGGTGGTGCCCTGATAATACTCCCCGGTCAGCAATTTGACGGGCACGCTCAGCCGATCCGTGAAACGCGGTGCGGCCTGGAGCAAGTGAAACAGGCAGAAGCGCAATCCGAGCTGTGCCGGATCGTCGCCTTCAATCTCCACGTCGCACCGCCGCCACAGTTCCTCCCACGCCAGGCGCTGCTCCGCGAGCGCCAGATCGTAACCTTCGGCGGCCGCACAGCGCAGCTCGTGGTCCACATCCGCGACGATCCCGTGCCGTAGGTCCTCGCTGCACGCGAGGATTACCTGCCGCTCCAGAGTGATGGGCTGTCCGCGCTCGGAATTGCAGATGAAGTAGCTGTAGACCGTGTCGTGCTCGATGATTCCCACGGCTGGCTCCACCAGCGTACCGGCCCGCAGGACGTGGGCAACCGCCATCTTCACTTCGTGTTCACGGGCGGGAGTCTGTGCAACAAGGCGGCAGGTCTCGGCCGGGCTGGTCCACACCTCGCGCACCTTGAACTGCCGCTCACCGGTCGTGTTGGAATGCGTTCGCCCGGTGATCCCGGAGCGGATCCGGATCGGCGCCGCGTGGTCGAGAGGGGTAACCGTATGCCGCACAAACACACGGTGGGCGTGCCGCAGAC encodes:
- a CDS encoding DNA topoisomerase VI subunit B, producing the protein MKTPGRPSPPARASRAVANPEEHPSSPQARRGGKPRVVTAEELATRQRDISVSEFFAKNRHLLGFDNKRKALLTTVKEAVDNSLDACEEAGILPELHLAITQLAEERFRVTVRDNGPGIVRAQIPNIFGKLLYGSKFHRLKMSRGQQGIGISAAGMYGLLTTGKSVHVTSRTSPKKEAHHFQIAIDTTKNRPDIIKEEPVEVAWDRGTEVSIELLASYSKGRQSVDEYIEQTAIANPHALINYTAPTGEHREFPRGSDELPAETREIKPHPHGIELGVLMKLLKEAKGVKLAGFLQESFSRVSGSVAQRICDAAKLSTRAAPGTISNPDIERLYQAMQAAKVMAPPTDCLAPIGIRALLAGLLKEVKAEFFTATTRSPTVYRGNPFQIEIALAYGGNLPGDQPARIIRFANRVPLLYQQSACAAFKSVLEVDWRNYSLSQPAGGLPVGPLVVMIHLASVWVPFTSESKEAIADYDEIRREMKFALQECGRKLASYVRRRRKQKLESERRNIFERYIPDVALALTSLAGGDTQRLMEDLHAIARVRTADADVELDEDGKPIEKDEHGELEAAFEHDESTVVIPENETSTTVDNLFEAPAGGGSGPAGKKRRRRTR
- a CDS encoding glycoside hydrolase family 65 protein — encoded protein: MAYDTWKVVNTSAQPHTLGQWNSVATISNGYLGLKGNVGEQRDGYSAVTLIHGVFDELDMFSQIRASNQERRYLDARYFDTAGKSPAVANLPNPLFVQIFVGEREVSFGRGEVLNFEQSLDLRTGVYRYGYDFRDGHGRTTRIAMERFACLRHAHRVFVRHTVTPLDHAAPIRIRSGITGRTHSNTTGERQFKVREVWTSPAETCRLVAQTPAREHEVKMAVAHVLRAGTLVEPAVGIIEHDTVYSYFICNSERGQPITLERQVILACSEDLRHGIVADVDHELRCAAAEGYDLALAEQRLAWEELWRRCDVEIEGDDPAQLGLRFCLFHLLQAAPRFTDRLSVPVKLLTGEYYQGTTFYDTDVYIVPFYTYTLPEIARTCLNFRYEGLRHGREIARALGYEGAKLAWQAGPHGEECLGPWWRFTHTNIHINCDAAYTLMQYLRVTGDQRYLAERGIDLLVETARFFAARAVPNATTGRYDLHDVAGPDEGHCESTNNFYTNVLAIRNLRAAADMLEHLQTIDPAAHAAALRRLAVGAAEPEKWRTVAEGLTLLFDPRTHVYEQCEGFYQLKPIPPDLLEDRKVWFVTVFPYQALNQPDVVMALVMLRDDFPAEVHRANWQFYKDKSMNFSSMSFVLNAIMAADVGDLESAYRDFVISAGMDLDENLTGRKDTYAGLHGTAAGGAWMAAVFGFGGVCHSAQGLRITPNLPQPWTALRFHLVLHDTPVHVAIDRQQVTLTAAAEPKLELPIVVAGKQVLLESGKAVTVRYRD